The following nucleotide sequence is from Sander lucioperca isolate FBNREF2018 chromosome 19, SLUC_FBN_1.2, whole genome shotgun sequence.
tatattaaaatgatcatggtgtgacatttttttttctccgagggtctgtaccaaacaaagattttttttctttagtctgtagagTATGATATGTAGGCTGGGACATCTCTGCAgtaccacaatacttaattaattattttgagaaatattttGCCTTtgacaaatattgcgcccccttACAATCTTGATactgcactagtccatattgggATTTCGATAAATAGCCATTAATTGTGAAGCCCTAATTTTTTTAACAGTGAGGGTATACAGCAGTGACAGTATTCAAAAAGGTAATGAAAGCACAACCAGTTTTCCCAGAGTAACAATCCTCGTTGTTACAGTATGTGTAGGCGTGGGTCATGAAGGATCTGTGTGCTCAACAGCAGCTGTCAGAGGCAGCGGTTATCAGTATCAGTCATGCTAAAGGGGATCAGCACTCTTTGGTTGTGCCAACCTTCCTGCTCTCTCtcgcacatacagtacatacacgtGCGGCCTAATGATCCCGTTTGATATGGAGACAGATCTGAATGTTCAGACACATAGCTGACATTTCTTTCTCATGTCTTAGAACAGACACGAGACATTTTCCCTCTGTTCTTCTGGTTTCTGCAGGAGAAAACTAAAGGACAGGACCACCACATCTAGGCAGGACATGACATTGACAAGCTCTCACAACCTGAACAGTGTGATGAGAAGCACAGTGTCTTAGGTTTACATCTTTGCTGTTGTGCTGGTCATTCCATCATTTTTTTCCATGACAAAAGCACTAATGTTACTTCCCATTTAATTCCACCTCCTCTTGATGTGAAGGGAAATTTGGTCGGAAATGAAGTGATATCCTGGTGTTAAGAGGGTTTGTTGTGGCAAGGAAATGTTTTTGTCAGCGATGTTAACTAACCCAAACTCTGATCATAGTTTGATTTGGCATAACTTTAAAACTTCCACTCATCATACCATATTACTAATAATACGTTGCCTACTTGCAGCCACAAAACAGATAGATTCTTAGTAAATATATTTAATCACTTGCCTAGCAGTATTGTAGCTTTATGGCAAAGGTGggaatacatatttatttttttacttttattctcGGTACAAATGAATGTTTTCAGCTTTATGAAACAGGTTATGACCTAGGTTTAGTATCTATGGTTAGGGTTGATGATCTTTTCGGGATCAGTGTCCCCGATGCATACAGTTCTTGTATGTGCCACTTGGTGGTGATAATGCACAGCCTTTGGCCCAGATGTACTTTTGATATACTGTACGGAGTAATATATTACATAGGTTCAAGTGAAAGCTCAGGCCTCTTCATATAATGACATGATAGAGTCAGTGTTAGTTTACTTTGCTAACTGATTTATATTAACTCATTTAAAATCTAGAAACTGTCAAAGGTATCTGGGGAAGTAAAGGAATCTGACAGTTTGACTCCCACATACATTCTATTAGCTTGCTTTTAGCACAGCTGGAGTGGTAATGTCTTAAAAACACTAACAAATCAAAAATAAACAACATCTTTATGTATTAAGTATTGCAGCTTGGATCTGGAAAGGCAGGAGAAGACCATAGCATTTTTACCTTGCCACTGTAAGTTTTTAGGCATATGATGAACAAATAGTACTTAGATTAGCCTACTCTTACTGATGAGAACCGTTTTCCTGCATTGTTCTTAATTGTGAGCACCCTGGCACAAAGAAGCCATATCATCCTTATGTTTCTTTGTAAACAGACATCCACCAAAAAAGGCCCTTGTTCATCTCGAGGGCTTTTGCTGGGGTCAACTACGCTAGCTCTCATTTCACGTTTCACAAGAACAAGCCATAAAATGTTAATGCACTTGTCTTCACGAGCTGGGTACTGTTAAATAATACACTGGTTGTAAGTTGTGCTGTTCTATGAAGTCTAAAGTCTGCGATCAAATGTCTGCACATCAGGCAGCAGGAACCAAATTATGGTTACAGTGTAAGAGTCAACTACACCTTTTCTGAAGCTTTGCTACATTTGTTGTGGGTGCGTTAAGAGGTTAATCAACCTGTCTTGACATACACCAAATTGCCTGCACTTGTCACCTTATTGAATCTGCAGTGTAAACAGCATTGCAGGTGTGCCATCTGTGGTTAGCATAATATAATACACAAGGTCTTGTATTTCTGTGGTTTAGCAGCGACGTGTACGGACCTTCAGTTACAGAGCTGAGTAAAATATGAAGATCTAGAATAAGTGATTGTCACCAcacaatccttttttttttttttttctttattcaacATTTGTGAAACAGCTTTCAAAACAACACGAGAAGTCAGTTTTTTCAGCGTTTTAACATTCAAAGCATCAAAGCACGTGTCATCACAGGAAGTTGTGGCGAGTCCCCTTCCTGTTCTTGTGCCTGAGCACAGAGACATAGACTCTTCCCTTCCTCTGTGAGGGGTCACACCCTTCACATACACACTTAGGCTGTTTGATCGGGTCTGTCTGTCACCAGTTGGCAGCTGTCACTGTGTGTGAGTGGAGGCAACAGGTGACTAGTTTAGACAGTCGGAACGTAGCAGCATCCGTGGCCAGGCAGCGTGCTGCCGTTGAACAGGCGACTTTTCTAGCAAGAGGGTTCATGGAGAACGAGGTAGGCTTGTTGAAATGCTTTGAatctaaaaatatgttttgtgtgtaagctTTACACCATTGACAAAATGTATCTAGGTTTTAGTTAAGCACACTTAACTGAGCTCTTAAACAGCGCTTCAGTGTTGACTTTACCAGTTTAAACTAGAGCTAAAGAATTATATAATTTGatggtttttatttatttatttatttatttttaactggCCATTTGCAAGCAAAGCATTGAAGAGATAATACAGTAAATACTGAGAATTTTTTTTAAGGGTTAGGAAGAAGGAAAGCATTTTTTCTGTTCTGACACATTGTGGCatttgttgttgatgttttgaGGTCGATGTTTATGATTTAGGTCTTAAGATGTGATTCTCCGTCATGTTTTTACACTTCCACCTCAAACCCCTCCACTATTGCAAATGCAGAGCTTCCTTTTGCACATGCTGTTGTTGATATTTGAGCAACATGTATTGGGTAACACGGAGGGCTTTACATCTGTTGTATCTTACTCTGCAGCTACCAGCACAGTTAGGGCAAGCAGGGTCAGCAGAAATTACAAGGCATACAAGTACCAGAGTCAACAGATGTATTAAGGGTTATTAAACTTGGAGCTGCATTTGCAATTGCTTTACTGTGTTGCCAGCCCATTGCAACTACATCATATGTATGTAGTGGATATAACTAGTCCTATAATTATTTATAATGTAGTGTAAACAGATAATGCCAATGGTTTATTATTTATACTGTGAAAAGTTGCATAGCCACACAAATTGAATCTAATTCCTTACTGCATTTTGGAAAGCGACTTGGCAATCTTCTAATTTCTCTCAACCCCACTATCTGTGTCTTTATTCACTAGCCTGGTATCGTGTCTCCGTTCAAGCGAGTCTTCCTGAAaggagagaaggggagagaCAAGAAAGCCCAAGAGAAGGCCACTGAGCGCAGGGCGCTCCACACCTTCTCACTCTCTCAACCTGACCACCGTATCGACCCTGACATCCTGCTTAATGACTACATTGAGAAGGAAGTCAAAGTAAGTGTGACTAGCAGAGATATGAAATCCCTACCctttatatatacagtgaggaaaataagtatttgaacaccctgctattttgcaagttctcccacttagaaaccatggaggggtctgaaattgtcatcgtaggtgcatgtccactgtgagagacataatctaaaaaaaaaaaaaaaaatccagaaatcacaatgtatgattttttaactatttatttgtatgatacagctgcaaataagtatttgaacacctgtctatcagctagaattctgaccctcaaagacctgttagtctgcctttaaaatgtccacctccactccatttattatcctaaattagatgcacctgtttgaggtcgttagctgcataaagacacctgtccaccccatacaatcagtaagaatccaactactaacatggccaagaccaaagagctgtccaaagacactagagactaaattgtacacctccacaaggctagAAAGGGCtatggggaaattgccaagcagcttggtgaaaaaaggtccactgttggagcaatcattagaaaatggaagaagctaaacatgactgtcaatctccctcggactggggctccatgcaaggtctcacctcgtggggtctcaatgatcctaagaaaggtgagaaatcagcccagaactacacgggaggagccggtcaatgacctgaaaagagctgggaccaccgtttccaaggttactgttggtaatacactaagacgtcatggtttgaaatcatgcgtggcacggaaggttcccctgcttaaaccagcacatgtcaaggcccgtcttaagtttgccaatgaccatttggatgatccagaggagtcatgggagaaagtcatgtggtcagatgagaccaaaatagaactttttggtcataattccactaaccgtgtttggaggaagaagaatgatgagtaccatcccaagaacaccatccctactgtgaagcatgggggtggtagcatcatgctttgggggtgtttttgtgcacatgggacaggacgactgcactgtattaaggagaggatgaccggggccatgtattgcgagattttggggaacaacctccttccctcagttagagcattgaagatgggtcgaggctgggtcttccaacatgacaatgacccgaagcacacagccaggataaccaaggagtggctctgtaagaagcatatcaaggttctggcgtggcctagccagtctccagacctaaacccaatagagaatctttggagggagctcaaactccgtgtttctcagcgacagcccagaaacctgactgatctagagaagatctgtgtggaggagtgggccaaaacccctcctgcagtgtgtgcaaacctggtgaaaaactacaggaaacgtttgacctctgtaattgcaaacaaaggctactgtaccaaatattaacattgattttctcaggtgttcaaatacttatttgcagctgtatcatacaaataaatagttaaaaaatcatacattgtgatttcttgatttttttttttttttttagattatgtctcacagtggacatgcacctacaatgacaatttcagacccctccatggtttctaagtgggagaacttgcaaaatagcagggtgttcaaatacttattttcctcactgtatatatacatataaaaaaatgcatGGGTACAAAGTTTGGTTATGTTCTGTCTTGTCCAGTACTTGGGGCAGCTGACATCAGTTCCAGGATACTTGAACCCATCAAGTCGCACAGAAGTGCTGCAGCTCATTGACAGTGCAAGGGTACGTATCAGATTTAACATGATCCATCAGTTAGTTGTGCTCTCTTTCCCTTGCTTTTCTCAAAACGAGTTGGATGGTTTTTCACATAACTGACATTCATAATATTACATTTCTTGAATATTTAAGATGTAAAGAGAGAATACAGTTGATACAAGCTTTAATGCTTACGCTTATTCTTGGTGAACTGGAATATTGAAGTTGTCAGATATGGTGTATGCCTCTGTGATTCTCAGAAGTCCCATCAGTTGGCAGGCCAGTTGACATCAGAGCAGGATGCGGTGGTGAGCCTGTCGGCATACAACATAAAGCTTGTTTGGCGCGATGGAGAGGACATCATCCTGAGAGTGCCCATCCATGATATTGCTGCTGTCTCCTACATCAGAGATGACTCTTTGCACCTCGTGGTGATCAAAACGGGTAatgcaataaaaacatttaaaggttCCTTTAAGTGTTGAGATGTTAAAATGATGTTGTAAAATGTGTCCTATAATATTGTTGTGACATTACAGAGATGGAGCAGGAGCTTCATGCAGTGATAATCTACAGTACTAGAGATACCTGCAGTCCTTATGGCATTCCCCAATGACAATTATTTACAAAGAATAATAGGAATCTGATCATGTTAAATCCAATTTAAAACAAGTGCTCaactagcatctttttgggagAGTAACTAGCAATAATGGGAAATTATTTGTAACTGAAATAATGTGGCCCAATAAGGTGAAAGTCTAGATTGATataatttgaaaatgtccaaAGTAAAGGcaaaaaatgaacatttcaATAATCCAATTTGTCTGTTTTTCAGCCCAGGACTCGGGAGGTTCTCCTTGTCCCAGCTCGTGTCCTGATCTCAACAAGTCTCAGACGCTGAGCTCCTTATCAGAGAGTGGAGCTGTGCTTGTGGAAGTCTGCTGTCTGCTTGTGCTGGCCGTTGATAATAAGGTATTATTTTTGCATCTGTGACTATACTTAATGGAAATCTGCAGTGTTTGTTTCTTTAGTTCAGTTAGGTTACACAGGTGAGAACAATGCTTTTTCGAAACCAAGATgcacacttttgtttttaatgtgaatTTAAGTTTTGACTCCAAGCCACCTGCAGTGCTGTGTGTTAAAGGTTCTCTGTGGAGTTTTAGACCTCCAGTAGCATAATGGAGCGTATTTCTGTGAGTGGGTTCCTGTTTTGTTTATGGTGCATGCGGGTGATGCAATACACAGTCCTACCGATGGTGTTCCACTGATCAACAGGTAGCAGAGATATGCTGCAATGCACCAACAAAGACagggaagaagaagactgcaagCTGTAAACatgacttttgtttgtttacaagaaaactccacagagCCCCTTTTATAAGTGTTAGAATGTAGCCTGAATCAACTACAGACATTATCATGAAAAATAGTGTTATGTTGGTACAGTTAGGCAGATGTTGACTTCTAGTTGCCAGcacttactactactactactactactactactattattactattattataatgACACAAACCTAGGGCTAACCACAGTCTGAAGTCTGCTTTGTGTGTATAAAGACCACAAATGgtaaattacagtaaagtgaacaTAATTCAGCTAATCTTGATGCACTTAGCACGGATGTCAAGATACTGCTGACTATGGTAACGATACCAGAATTGTAGTAGTTGGTACCGATGGCACCAAAAGTACACGATACTCGCTACCAAAGTCGTTGCCgtggtgtgtaaaaaaaaaaaaaaaaaaaaaaaaaagtcattgataCCAATACCAGTGAAATTTCATAATTCTTGATACCCAATACGATcccactgtaaaaaacaaaacaataaatccCATGTCCTCCTTTTTATAATGCGTATTTTAGGATAACTAGGATAGGATTTACATGTAATCTGGAGAAAACACCAGTCTTCTTGGCCCACAGCCCGCTGCTCTGAAGCCTGGCATCGCCACACAGCCAGCCTACAGTAACGTCTTCCACGAGTTCACCCGGAACTCCCAGACAGCAAACATGTTCAGTtacgtctgtttctctctgccgtctaccttagatggggactcgagtctgagactcggactcgagtcgcacaaacagctgacttcagacttgactcggactcgacccaaaagacttcagacttgacccaaaagacttcagactcgagcTTTCCAGActtggcgacaccaagtcctcccggagttgtgccttttgtcattagttttgctttcaattacttggtaaacagtggcagtaaaccaacagctacatgcaaggtgtgtggcaccaagataaatgatgccggatcaacaacgtcgaacttcatcaggcatctcaaaacgcacccaaataggtcagtcactcacacgccAAGAAAGTgaaacgttacatttagcatatatcgtcacaggtaacaagctaaccatcgcaaagtgttaatgctgctaatgctgggaacaggcacattgtatcgtTATAGTTAGtggttgctgaggctcagacatccatggcgcacaggagtcTGGatgcacggatccatctccccaggaataaacgctgtgtcgggtgggcaaactcttgtgatgcgtaattgatcccgtggatgatttgattccaccaaacactgggccgtcttgactgtcttaattctgcacataatTCTGttgctgtagtcctatttactatttcattatttcatccatgcgtggcgcagtggatccgtgcgcactgtcacctgccgtggagacgctggcctcactaacctctcctcctctgagtcggatctccctcgcgctggactcagtttcactgagcgtactaacacttagaaaataaatggcattagatcagtgagttcaaactgcttattgtgcgtaatttggactgacactgggatgcatgttgttctgtaactggtgtgtggtgtttttttgagtgaaagagacgttacattaaGCATGTATcgccacaggtaacaagctaaccatcgcaaagtgttgtgctaatgctgggaacaggcacattgtatctttatagttgtatccatatgatgtgacagacttaggttaatatttcaccaggtccaagggctagagggatgtgttaaatagaccccataaagttatcctacaactgattttgatactgtatggatggtagctacaggacaattgaattcataagatttaacaatacagtgttagggacagatcagatgaccagagacttgagacttgacttggactcgtggcaaaagacttgagatttgacttgaacttgcccctcaaagacttgagacttgacttggactcgagctcaaagacttgagactcgacttggacttccaaaaagtgacttgtgaacatctctgccgtctacattcaagccattgccaaatgagtcgatacaaagctaattaagcttcacaaaactctctgtatttctcttttgttttatctgttttgttgtcattacttagaattcctcatgggggagacagaaactatgtactatagctttaactggCGTTATAGAGGTCTGCTAAAACAAGCGCTAGAGTTAGCTAATGTCGCTATCGTAGGTAACGTTAGGCTGtgactagtctcgctttgccagaccctcctccaaagcgttctggaggagggtctggctactccacatagcattcgggatgggaggaaaacatgctgtggtttattggcattattgactttaaaccaatcacaatcgtcttgggcggtgctaagcaccggagaaaagccgtgatgccgctgcaaaataggctcggaaggaacttgttttggtggaacgtgtaagttcaaaagtagttttagtcttgcaacagaaaactcagattcgacaaatagtctagctagctgtctagatttacctggcagagatctgagaaaaggttaaccgtagtcctcatatcgaccggagtttaaaatgccaacacaaaggaagcccaaggcaacagatATCTAGCCTATATGAGTAAAATCCGGTAGattttccggcagcaacggagcaatcccggaagtggaacgtcaaggatgtacagtggcaagaaaaagtatgtgaACCTTTATGAATTTCATGGTTTTCtgaataaaacatgtgattTTCATCTAAGTCAAGGGTATTGACAAACATAATGTGTCTAAAATAATAACACAACTTTTTTTGGATCTTTCATGTCTTTTATTGAGAACAACCAAAAAAAACTCAGTGCTTGTAGAAAAAGTATGTGAACCCTTGAGTTAATGACCTCAAAAAAGCTAAATGGAGTCAGGTTTTAGCACACCTGGAGTCTCGTTAAGATAATGAGTTTGCAGGTGTGGACTACAGCTACTTTGACTGAGAAAAAACCCTCAAACTTTTGGAGTTTGCTCTGCACAAGTAGAACACGCTTATGTGAGCCATGCCTCGCCAAAAAGAGCTTTCAGAGGATCTACGATCAAGAATTGTTGATTTACATAAAGCTGGCAAGGGTTACAAAGTTATTTCAAAGATTTTAGAAATTCACCAGTCTACAGTTAGGCAAACAATCTGCAAATGGAGACACTTTGGGACTGTTGCTACTCTACCAAGAAGTGGGCGCCCAGTCAAAATGACACCAAGAGCACAACGAAGACTCATCAATGAGGTCAAGAAACAATCCCAAATGACAGCCAAAGATTTTAAGGCATCATTGGAACTGGCTAACATCTCTGTTCATGAGTCTACAATACGTAAAACATTGAACAAGCAGGATATCTACGGCAGGACACCACAAAGGAAACCACTGCTTACTAAAAAGAACATTGCTGCACGCCTAAAGTTTGCAAAAGAGCACATTGACACTCCACAGCGGTATTGGCAAAATGTTTTGTGGACTGATGAAACTAAGATTGAACTATTTGGCAATACCACACAGCACTACATATGGTGTAGAAACGGCACGGCATATCATCATGAAAACATCATCCCAACCATAAAGTATGGTGGAGGAAACATCATAATTTGGGCCTGCTTTGCTGCATCAGGGCCTGGCCAGCTTGGAATCATTGAAGGGAAGATGAATTCCCAAGTATATCAGACAATTCTTCAGGATAATGTGAGAATGTCTGTATGTCAGCTGAAACTGTGTAGAAGGTGGGTGATGCAACAgaacaatgacccaaaacaccgGAGCAAGTCCACAACAGAATGGcttcagaaaaataaaatccGCCTTTTGGAGTGGCCAAGTCAGAGCCCAGACCTCAACCCAATAGAGACGCTATGGATTGACTTGAAGAGGGCCATGAGACACATGAGACGTCCAAAGAATATGACAGAGCTAAAGCAGGTCTGCCAGGAAGAATGGGCTAAGATTCCTCCTCAACGATGTGCAGGTCTGATCCACAGCTACAGGAAGTGCCTGGTTGAGCTTATTGCTGCCAATGGGGGGTCAACCAGTTATTAATTCTAAGGGTTCACCTACTTTTTCCACTGCCATTTTGAATGTTGAATTAGTGTGTTcaataaagacatgaaaggtcagaatttgtttattattttagacACATTGTTTGTCAATACCCTTGACTTAGATGAAGATCGGATCACATTTTATGACAAATTTATTCAGAAAACGATGAAATTCCAAGAGGTTcacaatactttttcttgccACTGTAGACTAGGCTGTGACAGACAACGGCAGAGGGAAACAGATTTACTTTCTGTGTGAAAGCTGTTGCTGTAGAGCCGGAGGCTGACTGCAGTCGGGTCTAGCTGTCCGTGAGCAGTGTGCACGGAGATGAGGCCATAGATATATCTATGGAGGAGGCGCTCTGTTTTTCTACGCCAGTcggctttcttcttcttctccagcaTTTAGCGGCAGACTAAAACACTTGTAGGCGTATACTGCCCCCGTCAGGTCTGGAAGAATTGCACCCCTCGCTGCCTACGGTACAGTAGAAAAACGAGTACAGTCACGTTTTCAGAATTTTGGTATCGACTTGGTACCAAAGTACCAGTTCTCATGGCATCCCTACTGCTGACATCACGACATGTTACAGAGAGTACTGTCATGAATTAGTTTCTGCAAAAGAGTGCATTATTAATGGCTAAAGTTTTTGTCTTTtaggcagcagcagaggagctgTGTCTGTTGCTCAGCCAGGTCTTTCAGATTGTTTACACAGAATCAACCATCGACTTCTTGGACAGAGCCATTTTTGATGGAGCAACTACACCTACCAGACACCTTTCTCTATACAGTGGTAAGGGACAAAACAGACTTGCTCTTAAGAGGaaaaactaacttaattaaacttttaaaaggaacacgccgacacactttagcttattcaccgtaacccccagagttagataagtccatgcatacccttctcatctccgtgcgtgttgtaactctgtctgacggttccaccggtagcttagcctagcacagatcctgaagtgacaaaataacgccaacatgttcctatttacatgttgtgatttgtatagtcacagcgtgtacaaataactaggtcacatgagacacagccatcttctaaccgtatataaactgggaactatattctcagaaaggcgaagcattgctgatctgctcggggcttctcaggtgctgcaagcat
It contains:
- the ccm2 gene encoding cerebral cavernous malformations protein 2 homolog isoform X2 — encoded protein: MENEPGIVSPFKRVFLKGEKGRDKKAQEKATERRALHTFSLSQPDHRIDPDILLNDYIEKEVKYLGQLTSVPGYLNPSSRTEVLQLIDSARKSHQLAGQLTSEQDAVVSLSAYNIKLVWRDGEDIILRVPIHDIAAVSYIRDDSLHLVVIKTAQDSGGSPCPSSCPDLNKSQTLSSLSESGAVLVEVCCLLVLAVDNKAAAEELCLLLSQVFQIVYTESTIDFLDRAIFDGATTPTRHLSLYSDDSSSKVDVKEAFDAEASTFPFQVSMEAEENSPSASTPASPQTKTASEGELSTTAAELLQDYMTTLRTKLSSQEIQQFATLLHEYRNGSSIHEFCINLRQLYGDSRKFLLLGLRPFIPEKDSQHFENFLETIGVKDGRGIITDSFGRYRRTASSASDSTTNGNGAAGGSAASDEGQEASEGDEWDRMITDISNDIEALGCSMDQEGVTP
- the ccm2 gene encoding cerebral cavernous malformations protein 2 homolog isoform X1; amino-acid sequence: MEDDVKKVKKPGIVSPFKRVFLKGEKGRDKKAQEKATERRALHTFSLSQPDHRIDPDILLNDYIEKEVKYLGQLTSVPGYLNPSSRTEVLQLIDSARKSHQLAGQLTSEQDAVVSLSAYNIKLVWRDGEDIILRVPIHDIAAVSYIRDDSLHLVVIKTAQDSGGSPCPSSCPDLNKSQTLSSLSESGAVLVEVCCLLVLAVDNKAAAEELCLLLSQVFQIVYTESTIDFLDRAIFDGATTPTRHLSLYSDDSSSKVDVKEAFDAEASTFPFQVSMEAEENSPSASTPASPQTKTASEGELSTTAAELLQDYMTTLRTKLSSQEIQQFATLLHEYRNGSSIHEFCINLRQLYGDSRKFLLLGLRPFIPEKDSQHFENFLETIGVKDGRGIITDSFGRYRRTASSASDSTTNGNGAAGGSAASDEGQEASEGDEWDRMITDISNDIEALGCSMDQEGVTP